In one Eulemur rufifrons isolate Redbay chromosome 22, OSU_ERuf_1, whole genome shotgun sequence genomic region, the following are encoded:
- the CNBP gene encoding CCHC-type zinc finger nucleic acid binding protein isoform X2 produces MSSNECFKCGRSGHWARECPTGGGRGRGMRSRGRGFQFVSSSLPDICYRCGESGHLAKDCDLQEDACYNCGRGGHIAKDCKEPKREREQCCYNCGKPGHLARDCDHADEQKCYSCGEFGHIQKDCTKVKCYRCGETGHVAINCSKTSEVNCYRCGESGHLARECTIEATA; encoded by the exons ATGAGCAGCAACGAATGCTTCAAGTGTGGACGGTCCGGCCACTGGGCCCGGGAGTGCCCCACCGGCGGGGGCCGCGGCCGCGGGATGAGAAGCCGCGGCAGAG GTTTCCAGTTTGTCTCGTCGTCTCTGCCAGACATCTGTTACCGCTGCGGGGAGTCCGGCCACCTCGCCAAGGACTGCGACCTGCAGGAGGATG CCTGCTATAACTGCGGCCGAGGTGGCCACATCGCCAAGGACTGCAAGGAGCCCAAGAGGGAGCGGGAGCAGTGCTGCTACAACTGCGGCAAGCCCGGCCACCTGGCCCGCGACTGCGACCACGCCGACGAGCAGAAGTGCTATTCTTGTGGCGAATTTGGACACATTCAGAAAGACTGCACCAAAGTGAAGTGCTACAG GTGTGGCGAGACCGGTCACGTCGCCATCAACTGCAGCAAGACGAGCGAGGTCAACTGCTACCGCTGCGGCGAGTCGGGCCATCTGGCGCGGGAGTGCACGATCGAGGCCACCGCCTAA
- the CNBP gene encoding CCHC-type zinc finger nucleic acid binding protein isoform X1, giving the protein MSSNECFKCGRSGHWARECPTGGGRGRGMRSRGRGGFTSDRGFQFVSSSLPDICYRCGESGHLAKDCDLQEDACYNCGRGGHIAKDCKEPKREREQCCYNCGKPGHLARDCDHADEQKCYSCGEFGHIQKDCTKVKCYRCGETGHVAINCSKTSEVNCYRCGESGHLARECTIEATA; this is encoded by the exons ATGAGCAGCAACGAATGCTTCAAGTGTGGACGGTCCGGCCACTGGGCCCGGGAGTGCCCCACCGGCGGGGGCCGCGGCCGCGGGATGAGAAGCCGCGGCAGAGGTGGTTTTACCTCGGATAGAG GTTTCCAGTTTGTCTCGTCGTCTCTGCCAGACATCTGTTACCGCTGCGGGGAGTCCGGCCACCTCGCCAAGGACTGCGACCTGCAGGAGGATG CCTGCTATAACTGCGGCCGAGGTGGCCACATCGCCAAGGACTGCAAGGAGCCCAAGAGGGAGCGGGAGCAGTGCTGCTACAACTGCGGCAAGCCCGGCCACCTGGCCCGCGACTGCGACCACGCCGACGAGCAGAAGTGCTATTCTTGTGGCGAATTTGGACACATTCAGAAAGACTGCACCAAAGTGAAGTGCTACAG GTGTGGCGAGACCGGTCACGTCGCCATCAACTGCAGCAAGACGAGCGAGGTCAACTGCTACCGCTGCGGCGAGTCGGGCCATCTGGCGCGGGAGTGCACGATCGAGGCCACCGCCTAA
- the ISY1 gene encoding pre-mRNA-splicing factor ISY1 homolog gives MARNAEKAMTALARFRQAQLEEGKVKERRPFLASECTELPKAEKWRRQIIGEISKKVAQIQNAGLGEFRIRDLNDEINKLLREKGHWEVRIKELGGPDYGKVGPKMLDHEGKEVPGNRGYKYFGAAKDLPGVRELFEKEPLPPPRKTRAELMKAIDFEYYGYLDEDDGVIVPLEQEYEKKLRAELVEKWKAEREARLARGEKEEEEEEEEEEINIYAVTEEESDEEGSQEKGGDDGQQKFIAHVPVPSQQEIEEALVRRKKMELLQKYASETLQAQSEEAKRLLGY, from the exons ATG gcGCGAAATGCggaaaaggccat GACGGCCTTAGCCCGATTTCGCCAGGCTCAACTGGAAGAGGGCAAAGTGAAG GAACGGAGACCTTTTCTTGCCTCGGAATGTACAGAGCTGCCCAAAGCCGAGAAGTGGAGACGACAG atcatTGGAGAGATATCGAAAAAAGTGGCTCAGATTCAGAACG CTGGTTTAGGTGAATTCCGGATCCGGGACCTGAACGATGAGATCAACAAGCTGCTCAGGGAGAAGGGACACTGGGAGGTCCGGATCAAGGAGCTGGGCGGGCCTGATTACGGA AAAGTTGGCCCTAAAATGCTGGATCACGAAGGCAAAGAAGTCCCGGGCAACCGAGGCTACAAGTACTTCGGAGCAGCCAAAGATTTACCTGGTGTTAGAGAGTTATTTGAAAAAGAAC CTCTTCCCCCTCCCAGGAAGACCCGGGCCGAGCTCATGAAGGCGATTGACTTTGAGTACTACGGCTACCTGGATGAAGACGACGGGGTCATCGTGCCTCTGGAACAGGAATACGAAAAGAAAC TCCGAGCCGAGTTGGTGGAGAAgtggaaagcagagagagaggccCGGCTGgcgagaggagaaaaggaagaagaagaggaagaggaggaggaagaaatcaACATCTACGCTGTCACGGAGGAGGAG TCGGACGAGGAAGGCAGCCAGGAGAAAGGAGGGGACGACGGGCAGCAGAAGTTCATCGCTCACGTCCCTGTACCCTCGCAGCAGGAG ATCGAGGAGGCCCTGGTGCGGAGGAAGAAGATGGAGCTCTTGCAGAAATACGCCAGCGAGACCCTGCAGGCCCAGAGCGAAGAGGCCAAGAGGCTGCTGGGGTACTAG